One part of the Spartinivicinus poritis genome encodes these proteins:
- a CDS encoding M12 family metallo-peptidase codes for MKMDFKAIVLMSSACLSGVALAATNQLYEFPPVYQINGDYSELFDAQDKLVEQQQAQTAQLINLNTSTLNNLQKQQKIVLPLPNKKITLTITESKPTQHGQYITATSNTSNSSSYLSLIKTPHYILGDLHHQGQLYRIKHLHDGSYSLLTMPKQQQESIRDVHIETPSMVRLPALDMDRMARNKRYEITVMVAYTQKAIDDNDGIEGVNGLIQKAVEETNQSYQNSNIPIDLTLVHTVKTDYTESFFDIYTDVERLMGKEDGHMDELHQLRDRFKADVTILLTGTGMACGVAHSIMADPSTAFALVKDSCATGYYSFAHEIGHLQGARHIITQDESLDPFTYGHGYCNPVPDTWRTVMAYNCDVSGLTRIPFWSTPWVNYEESSTMGENGVSNNALVLRRTAPYVSSFR; via the coding sequence ATGAAAATGGACTTTAAAGCAATAGTGCTGATGTCGTCTGCCTGTCTAAGCGGGGTGGCACTTGCAGCAACCAACCAACTTTATGAGTTCCCCCCTGTTTATCAAATAAATGGTGACTACTCAGAATTATTTGATGCACAGGATAAACTTGTTGAACAACAGCAAGCACAAACAGCTCAGCTAATCAATCTCAATACATCCACTCTTAACAACTTGCAAAAACAACAAAAAATAGTACTACCTCTGCCAAATAAAAAAATAACCCTTACTATTACTGAGTCAAAACCAACTCAACATGGCCAATATATAACAGCCACCAGTAACACAAGTAACAGCTCCAGTTACTTATCCCTGATTAAAACACCCCATTACATTTTGGGAGACTTACACCATCAAGGCCAGTTATACAGAATTAAGCATTTACACGATGGTAGTTACAGCTTATTAACAATGCCTAAACAACAGCAAGAGTCTATTCGAGATGTACATATAGAAACACCAAGTATGGTTAGGCTACCAGCTCTCGACATGGATCGAATGGCACGAAACAAGCGCTATGAAATAACCGTAATGGTTGCCTATACCCAAAAAGCAATAGATGATAATGACGGTATTGAAGGGGTTAATGGCTTAATACAAAAGGCGGTCGAAGAAACCAACCAGTCTTACCAAAACAGCAACATCCCTATTGATCTGACTTTAGTCCATACTGTAAAAACCGATTATACCGAGTCATTCTTTGATATCTACACAGATGTTGAACGTTTAATGGGTAAAGAAGATGGCCACATGGATGAGCTCCATCAGCTTCGTGATCGCTTCAAAGCAGACGTGACTATTTTACTCACGGGCACTGGTATGGCTTGTGGTGTAGCACATAGCATTATGGCTGATCCTTCCACTGCTTTTGCTTTAGTAAAAGATAGTTGTGCAACAGGTTATTACTCTTTTGCCCATGAAATAGGCCATTTACAAGGGGCCAGGCATATTATTACCCAAGACGAGTCATTAGACCCATTTACTTATGGTCATGGCTATTGTAATCCAGTACCTGACACTTGGCGTACTGTTATGGCTTATAACTGTGATGTTTCAGGGTTAACCCGAATCCCCTTCTGGTCAACCCCATGGGTAAATTATGAAGAGAGCAGCACAATGGGTGAAAATGGAGTGAGCAACAATGCTTTAGTACTACGCAGAACAGCACCATATGTCTCTTCATTCCGTTAA